Within the Candidatus Babeliaceae bacterium genome, the region TGGATGGTCTTAATGTACCTTTATTAGTTCAATTCGCTTTGTTGGCTCCAATGTTTGCGGGAACAACGCTTCCTGCCTTATTTGTTGGAGGTGGTTGTGGAGCACAAGCTCTTGAATCAATTTCTCTGGCGAAAAAACAATCAGAAATCAATGGGCATATCCGTGATAGATTATTTGAAAAACAGAAAGCTGTTCAAGAATTGTCTGAGATTTTTGAATCTAAAAAAATAAATTGAGAGAAATTATGAAACTTGTTTTTAATATAATACTTTTGTTATCTATTGTGTCTGCGCAAGCTATGCAGCTCACGCGTGTGGGGCGTATGAGCCAGGTGGTGGGCAAAAATTCGATGCATTCCAGATCATTTTGCACGCAATCGCCTGTACAATTTTTGCACAAGCATTTTGAAGAACTTATCGCTTCTCCGATAAAGCGAGCGGAATTTAAAAAAGCATTTATTAATTTTAATGAGCTTGACAAGAAAACAGTAAAAGATTTGTTTGTGTTTCATAAAAATAGTTATTTGCAAGAAAAGAATAAAGAAATAGCCGAGATAAAAAATCTGACAATCAATCAGAGGATATTGTGTGGCGTCGGATCATTGGCAAGTTTTAGTTTGGTGTCGCCTAGCGCTAGGTTGGCGGACGAAGTTGCTGGCAAATGTGCTGACTTTACTGATTCTGACATAATCGGGGTGTCTGTATTTTTTCCTATGTTTTTTGGAATCACTGCGCCTTTAGGATTAGTGTGTCTTCGTCTAGCGGTAGCAGTAATTGACGGCGAACCGCTTGATGGTGGTGTCGACTATCATCGTAAGAGATTATTTGAAAAGCAAAGCGCGATTCAAGAACTGTCGGATATTATGGAAACTAAAGAATAAATTGGGAGAGATTATGAAACTTGTTTTAAATATAATACTTTTACTGTCTATTGTGCCTGCGCAGGCTATGCAGCTTACGCGCGTGGGGCGATTAGGGAACGCGCTGAGTAAGCATTCGATGCATGGTAAATCATTTTGTACGACGCAATCGCCTGTACAATTTTTGCACAAGCATTTTGAAGAACTTATCGCTTCGCCAGAAAAAAGAATGGATTTTGAAAAAAGATTTAATAATTCGAGTGAGCTTGATCAAAACAGTGTAAGAGCTTTGTTCTCGACTCAAAAAAATAGTTATTTGCAAGAAATAAATAAAGAAATGGCTGGGATAAAAGATCCAATAATCAATGGAAGAATGTTGTGTGGAGTTGGAGCATTGACAAGTTTTACTTTAGTGGGTCCTACTTACATATTAGCATTTGAAGTTGCTAACAAATGTGCAGATATAACCGGTTCTGATGTAATTGGAGCTGTCCCACTTATACCTATAATTGCTGGTTCGCTCTCATTGACTATGATTGGTGGTGTCTTAATGGGTGCCGCGATTGGTAGTGGTTCTGAGTTTAATTATCAGGTGCGTACAAAAAAGAATGCAAGAAAACGTGAGCAATTATTTGAAAAGCAGAAAGCGGTTCAAGAATTGTCTGAGATTTTTGAATCTAAAAAATAAAAATTTGTGTGCATATTAAAGTTGGTTTAAAGAGGGGAAGGCATAGCGCCTTCCCCTTAAAAATTAAAGCTCTTGCACTTCTTTAATAAATGCTTCTGGAGAAACATCAAGAAGTTCGCTGCCCCATTTTTTGAGAATTGTTCCTGATTGCGGATCAATCAAGAGTATTGTCGGGAAGCCTATAATCGAAAATTTATTTTGTATCGATGAACAGGGTTCTGCTTGCGGATTAGTGCAATCTATGTGAACCAATGTAAATTTTTGTAACGCAGTAATGACCTGTGCATTGCCAAAGAGATTGCGTTCAATAGCTTTGCATGATGAACACCAGGCAGCTCCAAAATCTATCATGAGTAATGTTTTGTTGTCTAGCGCTTGCGTTATTGCTAATTCATAATCAGAAAGCCACGCTTCATGCATGGTATGTTCCTGAGAAATAAACGTTGTTTTATAAGCTTGAAAAAGTGATAGACCAGCACTTATGAGTAAGATGAGACCTACAAGATATTTGTAGCGTTTCAGCGTTTTAGCGTCATGCTTTTTTATAGAAGCGATATAAAAGCTGCCACAGACTAATAAAAATCCTGCAGCAAGTAAGAGCACGAGATACCATGGTGCAATGTTGCTGATATAATAAAAACACATGCTGATTAACATGAGCCCGAAGAGTTTTTTAACTTCGATCATCCACATGCCTGCACGCGGAAGAAGATTGAGCGAGCTTGAAAATGTTCCGATAAGTAATAACGGCATGCCAAGACCTAATCCAAAACAATATAGTAGCGAAAAGCCGAGCAGTTTATTGCCCAATGTTGCAACAACGCTTAATAACAGTAAGAGCCCTGGTGAAAGGCATGGAGATGCAACAGATCCACTGATTGCACCAAAAATAAATGCAGAAATATATGATCCCTGGCGAACCGTATGATTTTTTGGTTGCATAAAGCGTGGTATGTACATTTCATAGATACCGAGCATGGATCCGGCAAGGTACAGCAAAAAAGAACAGAGTAAGAGAACAAATGTTGGATTGCCTAATAATAAACCAAATTGAGCGCTTCCTGATGCTGCCAAAAGACCGAGCAGAGCAAAGGTTGTTGCAATCCCCATGGTATACGATAAGGCGAGCAGGAAATTTTTTGCAATACTGCTACCGCTGCTTGTTTGTAAAATACCAACAGTGATAGGAATCATAGGATAAATGCACGGAGTTAAGCTCATCATAATTCCCAATAAAAATGCAGTGAGGAAACGTACGGCAGGGTGTTGTGTCGTTTCGATAGCTTGAGAGAGTTGTTTTTTTAAGAGGGTGAGAGCGTTTGTTATATATGATATAACATGTGTAATATTTTCTTTGAAAAGCTTTACAAGCGACGTTGGCTGATACGACCTATTGGGGCATGTTATACGTTGTGTTGGCTTTTCTTCAGTAATCTGTGCTTCTTCGTTGCTCGCAATATCAAAAAAATGTTCTTCGGGTTTATTTTTTTCCCGTATATAGCGCATATAGAGCTGAGCGGGGTTATTGTTGTGCTTGTTTTTATGAGCGATAATAGTGAATGTAACGGGGCCTTGAAATACGTCTACGCGCTCTTGTGATATTGTGTCAAAAATTGTGGTAGCAGGTGTAGCGCTTTGCCACGGCTGAAGTTGAATGTCCTGATTGTCTAGTGAAAAAGCTAGCGAATCTTTGTAAATATATTCCTGTGGGCTGAGATTACATGTAACAGAAAGCTCATGTGTTGTGTCATCAATTATTGTATCGTTGAACGTGCACGGTATGGCCGCTGTGGCGGATATCGTCGATAGCGATAAAAAATGTATCATAAAAATTGATACTAGATTTTTTTTAATCATAAAAGACCCTTTTTGTGAAGTAATTATTTGCAATTTTGAACGCTCTATCTTACACTTTTAGTATAGCATGAATTTTTTAGGGGCTGTAGCTCAGTTGGTAGAGCGCATGGATGGCATTCATGAGGTCACCGGTTCGATCCCGGTCAGCTCCACCAGTCTTATAATTATACCAACTCTTCTATTTTTATATTGCCCTTAACAACATCCAGAGTGATTGGTGCTCCGCCATTACCGAATGTTGCCTTAAGATCTCGCATAACATTTTTCCATGCAGTTTTATTGAGCAGCGTTTTAATAGGGTTTAAAGTGACATTAAGAGTGCTTTCTATTGCTCCATGTAATGTTTTTGCATGAAGGTTTGCATTGATAGTTCTATCAAGATACAGTGTAATGCCCTTGCCAGCTTCTAGAAAAAGACTTGCTGTAGAAGGTAATTTTTTTTGTTGTGCACTAATTTTTCCATGCGGTGCTTTTGCGGTAATGGTCGATATGCCATTATTGATAAAAATATCACCATTTTCTGTTATTACTGATAGTATGCCTTCGGTGCCATTAAGTGTAATCAAGCCTTTTTTAGTGACAAGATTTACGGTTGCTCCTGTGGGAACTAAAAATGTGTAATCGAGCATAGTTTCTACATCGCTTTTTGAACGAGTGGAAACTATAACATGGGAACTTTTTATTTCTGTATGTAGCGCTGTATCATTGAGCTCATCATATGAGCCTTGCATTTCGATAAATAGTTTTTTTTGTTTGAACGGTTTGAGTGTAACGTTTCCATAAACTTCTATGGTTATTGTAGCGCTTGGATTTATATCATATTCTTTGGTGATGATTTCTGTTTGTTTTTTATTCCAGAGTGATGACCAAAAATCTTGCCAAGATCCTTGCCAAGAACCTTGCAATGTAAAGCTGTATAATGAAAGGCTATAGAGTACTATAGTAGAAAATATTCTTTTTTTTAGCATAATGTCCTTTATGAGAGTAAAATATTTTATAATTGTTATATAGTGTAACAAAAATAGTTTAGGTTGCCATGAATAGTATATATATTTCTTCTGAACAAAAAAAAGCATTAGCCACACTTTTCGAGCTGCATCCTATTATTAATGCAGTTGCTCAGGATTGCATGCGTACCGGTGGTAAAATATATCTTGTTGGCGGCGTTGTACGTGATGTGGTGATGAATCTGCCTATAAAAGATATTGATGTTGAAGTGCATGGGCTTACGCTTGAGCAGTTGACATTAGTATTGCGTCAATATGGCATTGTAAATTATGTGGGAAAAAGTTTTGGCGTGTTGCGTTTAGAGCACAGTATCATTGATTGGTCTTTGCCGCGTACGGATAGTGTTGGTCGTAAGCCGGAAGTTGTTGTTGATCCGTCACTTGATATTACTCGTGCATTACAGCGTCGTGATCTTACCATGAATGCGCTTGCATTGGATGTTGAACAGGATTGTATTATTGATCCGTTTGGCGGAATTTTAGATATACAGAATAAGATATTGCGCTCGCCCGACATTGCTTTTTTTGCAGAAGATCCCCTGAGATTTTTTAGAGTTATGCAATTTATTAGTCGCTTTGACATGTATCCGGATGCTATTTTGGAGAATACGTGTCGCACTATGAATCTTGCAGGTGTTTCTCGTGAGCGCATAGAGCAAGAGTTTGAAAAACTGCTTCTTCAATCGACATTTCCATCATTAGGCATTCGATGGTTGCAGTCCATTGGTCGATTAGAAGAATTATTTCCTGAGCTGGCAGCTCTTGTAGTTGTACCGCAAAATCCTGCATGGCACCCGGAAGGCGATGTTTTTGAACATACAATGCAGGTTGTAGATGCTGCTGCAGCGCTTACTATTACTGATAAAGAAACTCGTTTAATTATTTTATATGCTGCATTGTGTCATGATCTTGGCAAAGTGACGACAACGCGCGAGAAAGATGGAAAAATAATAAGTTATGGGCATGACGAAGCTGGCGTGCCTCTTGCGCAACAACTATTAAAGCGAATTACTCATGCGGCGCACATTATTGATTCGGTGAAAATTCTTGTTCGTCATCATATGGCGCCGGGGCTTTTTGCGCGTCAAAATGCGTCAGCATCGGCGTATAAAAGATTAGCGCTTAAGGTATCACCAGAGGTTTCTTTAGAAATGTTATCATATCTTTCTTACGCAGATTTTCGCGGGAGAAATGGTGAAGAGAACAGGCCCTTAATAGGATCCGTTCCAGAAGTTGATGTTTTTGTGCAAAAAGCACGCGATTATAATCTTTTACACGCGCCGGAAAAACCATTATTAGAGGGTAGAGATCTTCTTGATAACATTGAGCCCGGCCCGCGCATAGGCGCACTTGTTCGAGAAGCTTATCAGATCCAAATTAATGAAAATATTCGCGATAAAGAGCTATTAAAAACAAGAGTTTTAAAAATAAAAAAAGCTTAGAATCTTTTTTTATCAAACTTTCCCGTTAATTCACGAGTTCTTAATGCTAACAATACATTTTTTTGACGTGTTTTTTTTGCGAATTGTTCATACTCAACTTTTGCGCCTGCTGTAATAATTTCTTTGATTGCGTAAGGCTTTTGAGCTATACAATCTTTGACAAGAGTTCTAAATGTTGCATCTGGGTATCGAATCAGATCAGGAGGTGTTACGCCATTTTTGTTTTTTGTTGTATCCATTGTAGGCAATAATTCTTTTTGCCAAGCGTGATATAGAAACAGTTTTACAATAAATCTTTTGTTTTCCATGGTCAGATCATTATCATCCCATGACCGACTTAAGTTACAAGCTATGTGCATGGGTGTATTGTGGTAAGTGTCTTTTATGAATATATTTGCCCCATGATCAATTAATTCTGCGATTTGTTGTGTATTGTGTTTTTTGGTTGCTTTATGTAGCGGGCTTTCTCCATCAGCGTCTTGTGCATCTACTTGAGCGCCGGCGCTCAATAATAATTGTGTTGTGGTTGAATTTTTTGACATATGAAGCGGTGTTGTTCCCGCAGGAAACCAACTTGGAGACACTGTTAACAGAGAAGTATTGCTTCCTTGCATATCAAGGCGAGCGCCTTTGTTCAGCAAAGCTTTTACAACTTCAGTTTGATTATTGTATACAGCTCCGTGCAATGAGGTCAGTCCATTTAGATCTTGAAGGTTTGGGTTAGCTCCTGCAGCGAGTAATATTTCCATAACAGCAATTTGTTCAGGGGTTTTACAATGATGTAAGCTAAGATAGTGTAAAGGCGTTTGCCCGTTTTTATTTTGAATATCTGGATTTGCATTATGCTTGAGTAAAACTGATGTAATTTCGGTAAATCCGTCTAGCAGTAGAGCATTATAGTGCAATGGTGTATTGCCACTGTTATTTTGAATATTAGGGTCTGTTTTTTTATGCAGTAATGTTTTGACTGTGTGTAGATCGTTTTTGATAACCGCGTCTATCAATTCGATGTTTCCACCAGCTTGAATGCTTGTAGACACTATGAGTAATAATAATAAATTTAACATAATGCTTTTCCCATCAGGTAATTAATTTTAATATGGCTGTGTGCAATTTTATCAGATTTGTTTTGATTGTCTATTGAAATGTAAGCTTAATTAGTCTTATATGGTGCTTGCATAATCATTTTTGAGTGTGATAGTTTTTAATATATGTATATTTTTTATAATGCATTAATTACTCTTGATAATAATTTAGACGCTTTAAGCAAAACGTATAGTGCGAATCTGTTATATGGTACAAGATTTGCTGCTGATTACCCACAGTTAATTATTAATAAAAATCTATTTTCGCCGCTTGAGCATTGTTATCAAATACGCGTTCTAGACCAAATTGGAGTGGTGTGCAGAAAGCACGCGATTATAATCTTTTACACGCGCCGGAAAAACCATTATTAGAAGGCAGAGATCTTCTTGATAGTATTGAGCCTGGCCCACGCATAGGCACACTTGTTCGAGAAGCTTATCAGATCCAAATTAATGAAAATATTCGCGATAAAGAGCTATTAAAGAAAAGAGTTTTAAAAATAAAAAAAGCTTAGAATCTTTTTTCATCAAACGTTCCCGTTAATTCACGAGTTCTTAATGCTAACAATACATTTTTTTGACGTGTTTTTTTTGCGAATTGTTTATACTCAACTTTTGCGCCTGCTGTAATAATTTCTTTGATTGCGTAAGGCTTTTGAGCTATGCAGCCTTTGACAAGAGTTCTCAGTTTTGCATCTGTGTATGGAATCAGATCAAGAGGTGTTACGCCACTTTTGTTTTTTGTTGTACCAATTATAGGCAATAATTCTTTTTGCCAAGCATAATATAACAATAGTTGTGCAATGTCGGAGGATGATTGAGCCAATTCAAAGGCATAATGCACAGCTGTATTGCCCCAAGTGTTCTTTATGAATAAATTTGCTTCATAATTAATTAACTCTTGAATTTGC harbors:
- a CDS encoding HD domain-containing protein; amino-acid sequence: MNSIYISSEQKKALATLFELHPIINAVAQDCMRTGGKIYLVGGVVRDVVMNLPIKDIDVEVHGLTLEQLTLVLRQYGIVNYVGKSFGVLRLEHSIIDWSLPRTDSVGRKPEVVVDPSLDITRALQRRDLTMNALALDVEQDCIIDPFGGILDIQNKILRSPDIAFFAEDPLRFFRVMQFISRFDMYPDAILENTCRTMNLAGVSRERIEQEFEKLLLQSTFPSLGIRWLQSIGRLEELFPELAALVVVPQNPAWHPEGDVFEHTMQVVDAAAALTITDKETRLIILYAALCHDLGKVTTTREKDGKIISYGHDEAGVPLAQQLLKRITHAAHIIDSVKILVRHHMAPGLFARQNASASAYKRLALKVSPEVSLEMLSYLSYADFRGRNGEENRPLIGSVPEVDVFVQKARDYNLLHAPEKPLLEGRDLLDNIEPGPRIGALVREAYQIQINENIRDKELLKTRVLKIKKA
- a CDS encoding cytochrome c biogenesis protein CcdA; its protein translation is MIKKNLVSIFMIHFLSLSTISATAAIPCTFNDTIIDDTTHELSVTCNLSPQEYIYKDSLAFSLDNQDIQLQPWQSATPATTIFDTISQERVDVFQGPVTFTIIAHKNKHNNNPAQLYMRYIREKNKPEEHFFDIASNEEAQITEEKPTQRITCPNRSYQPTSLVKLFKENITHVISYITNALTLLKKQLSQAIETTQHPAVRFLTAFLLGIMMSLTPCIYPMIPITVGILQTSSGSSIAKNFLLALSYTMGIATTFALLGLLAASGSAQFGLLLGNPTFVLLLCSFLLYLAGSMLGIYEMYIPRFMQPKNHTVRQGSYISAFIFGAISGSVASPCLSPGLLLLLSVVATLGNKLLGFSLLYCFGLGLGMPLLLIGTFSSSLNLLPRAGMWMIEVKKLFGLMLISMCFYYISNIAPWYLVLLLAAGFLLVCGSFYIASIKKHDAKTLKRYKYLVGLILLISAGLSLFQAYKTTFISQEHTMHEAWLSDYELAITQALDNKTLLMIDFGAAWCSSCKAIERNLFGNAQVITALQKFTLVHIDCTNPQAEPCSSIQNKFSIIGFPTILLIDPQSGTILKKWGSELLDVSPEAFIKEVQEL
- a CDS encoding ankyrin repeat domain-containing protein, yielding MLNLLLLLIVSTSIQAGGNIELIDAVIKNDLHTVKTLLHKKTDPNIQNNSGNTPLHYNALLLDGFTEITSVLLKHNANPDIQNKNGQTPLHYLSLHHCKTPEQIAVMEILLAAGANPNLQDLNGLTSLHGAVYNNQTEVVKALLNKGARLDMQGSNTSLLTVSPSWFPAGTTPLHMSKNSTTTQLLLSAGAQVDAQDADGESPLHKATKKHNTQQIAELIDHGANIFIKDTYHNTPMHIACNLSRSWDDNDLTMENKRFIVKLFLYHAWQKELLPTMDTTKNKNGVTPPDLIRYPDATFRTLVKDCIAQKPYAIKEIITAGAKVEYEQFAKKTRQKNVLLALRTRELTGKFDKKRF